A single Vigna radiata var. radiata cultivar VC1973A chromosome 8, Vradiata_ver6, whole genome shotgun sequence DNA region contains:
- the LOC106770204 gene encoding uncharacterized protein LOC106770204, translating to MSNILACFQLLELNVISAQDLAPAGRSMRTYAVAWIDPDRKLSTRVDSHGGTNPTWNDKFVFRIDEDFLYDEKSVITIDIYALHWFRDIHVGTAHVLSSDILPPPSQPQPQRNTYTPTGMRFMGLQVQRPSGRPKGILNIGAARIDSSMRSMPLYMQNSPIVRYSQDDHDQPKRQAKPELRRSKSDSSSMLGSEMVVPEPQAKTKRGRASSQVLASEISSKKSKKKASSILSATFMKGTPKDGKLGRKKTKARGHDSPKNFNAMVNVDYPVKSTPKRQFQNSPFPAKSYNNNNNYVGSVRATPLHAFANADTTMEYGTPYRSNLGCRPFMTDSELGPSASEVAEVVARLPMEEGENSTEGGWSFDDGAEGLQPKVERWQTESNVTGASRKGKHSRRHADGSNGLFSCFSVICGVECSIVCGGGGGGKKHRRRRVQAVDNESFLSEEEAY from the coding sequence ATGTCCAACATTTTAGCATGTTTCCAACTCCTAGAACTCAATGTCATATCTGCACAAGACTTGGCTCCTGCAGGTCGTTCCATGAGGACCTATGCAGTGGCATGGATTGACCCAGATCGCAAACTTTCCACTCGAGTTGATTCTCACGGCGGAACCAACCCAACTTGGAATGACAAGTTTGTCTTTCGAATTGATGAAGACTTTCTGTATGATGAAAAGTCTGTGATAACTATTGACATTTACGCTCTTCATTGGTTTCGAGACATTCATGTGGGCACTGCTCATGTTCTCTCCAGTGACATTCTTCCACCACCTTCACAACCTCAACCCCAGAGAAACACTTACACACCCACAGGAATGAGATTCATGGGGCTTCAAGTTCAAAGACCCTCAGGTCGCCCCAAAGGAATTTTGAACATTGGTGCTGCTAGAATTGACAGTTCCATGCGCAGCATGCCTCTTTACATGCAAAACTCCCCAATAGTTCGATACAGTCAAGATGATCATGATCAACCAAAACGTCAAGCCAAGCCAGAGCTTCGACGCTCAAAAAGTGATTCCAGCTCAATGCTTGGCTCAGAAATGGTAGTTCCCGAGCCTCAAGCCAAGACCAAAAGGGGGAGGGCAAGTTCTCAAGTTCTCGCTTCAGAAATAAGCTCCAAGAAGAGTAAAAAGAAAGCTAGCTCCATATTAAGTGCTACATTCATGAAGGGAACCCCAAAAGATGGCAAATTGGGTAGAAAGAAGACTAAAGCAAGAGGCCATGACTCACCAAAGAACTTCAATGCAATGGTAAATGTTGATTACCCAGTAAAGTCCACGCCCAAGCGCCAGTTTCAAAACTCTCCCTTTCCAGCCAAGTcttataataacaacaacaattacGTAGGCAGTGTGAGAGCCACCCCATTGCATGCCTTTGCTAATGCAGACACGACAATGGAATATGGAACCCCGTACCGCTCCAACTTGGGTTGTCGTCCTTTTATGACGGACTCTGAATTAGGTCCGTCAGCTTCGGAGGTGGCGGAGGTGGTGGCGAGACTACCAATGGAGGAGGGGGAGAATTCTACGGAGGGAGGGTGGAGCTTCGATGACGGAGCCGAGGGCCTGCAACCTAAGGTGGAGAGGTGGCAGACGGAGTCCAATGTCACGGGGGCAAGCAGAAAAGGGAAACATTCACGAAGGCATGCAGATGGGTCAAATGGGTTGTTCTCTTGCTTCAGTGTAATATGTGGAGTTGAGTGCTCCATTGTTTGCGGTGGGGGCGGCGGCGGCAAGAAGCATCGCCGGCGGCGGGTTCAAGCAGTGGACAATGAAAGCTTTCTATCAGAAGAGGAGGCGTATTGA